AGATGCAGGAAAATTTGGTGCGCTTACGACAAGGGGTAGCACAAGCGATCGCCACTCAAAAACGCACCGAACGCCAAGCACAGGCGGCAAAATCGACTTCAGAAGAATGGTATCGCCGCGCCGGGTTAGCACTACAACAAGGTAACGAAGTTTTAGCACGGGAAGCTTTAACTAAACGCAAAGCATACCAAGAAACTTCCACAGCCCTATTTAGTCAAATAGAGCAGCAAAATGATGTGGTAGCTAGACTGAAAAAGGATATGCGATCGCTAGAATTAAAAATTGGCGAGGCTAAAACCAAAAAAGATATGTACATCGCTCGCGCCCGTTCGGCTGAGGCTTCTGTCCGACTCCAGGATATGCTTGATACTAGTTCCCCTACAAGTAGTCTCAATGCCTTTGAGCGCATGGAAGATAAAGTTTTGCAAATCGAAGCCCAATCAGAAGCAATGGTTCAACTGGGTACTGACGACTTGCAAAAACAATTTGAATCCCTAGAAGCGGGTGGTGACATCGATAGCGAACTAGCAGCAATGAAAGGACAGATGTTAACCGCTAGTGAAAATCCTCCGCCACAACAATTACCTAAATCTCAAGACTCTTAAAGATTGGGCAATCAGCCAAGTTAGGAGATATCTTAAAAAATAACGGGTGTCGGGAGGTACCGAACCAAACCGGAAAGATTACATTGAAATAGGAAGCTATTAAATAGTAAAAAAGCGAATTTTACCACAAAGAGCGTAAACTCTACAAGGAAAAACACAATTATGGGATTATTTGATCGAATTAGACGAGTAGTCAGTTCTAACCTCAACGACTTGGTTAATAAAGCTGAAGATCCGGAAAAAATCCTAGAGCAAGCCATCCTGGAAATGCAGGAAGACTTGGTACAGTTGCGTCAGGGTGTAGCTCAGACGATCGCCGCCCAAAAACGCACGGAAAAACAGTATAATGATGCCCAAAATGAAATCAATAAGTGGCAACGCAACGCTCAGTTAGCACTACAAAAGGGCGATGAAAACCTAGCACGACAAGCCCTAGAACGTAAAAAAAGTTTTAGCGATACCGCAGGGGCGCTCAAAACTAGCCTCGATCAGCAAACTACTCAAACCGAAACCCTCAAGCGCAACTTAATCCAGCTAGAAAGCAAGATTTCTGAAGCTAAGACCAAAAAAGAAATGCTCAAAGCGCGGATTACCTCTGCTAAAGCCCAAGAGCAACTTGAAGGTATGGTGCGCGGAATGAGTAGCAGCAGCGGGATGGCCGCATTTGAGCGCATGGAAGAAAAAGTTTTGATGCAAGAAGCTCGCGCCCAAGCAGGTGCAGAGTTAGTAGGTAGTGATTTAGAAAGCCAATTTGCTCAGTTGGAAGGTAGCGACGTTGATGATGAATTGGCAGCGATGAAGGCACAAATGGAAATTTTACCACCTGCGGCTGCACCTAATCAAGCCCAACTACCACCGCAACAAGAAAGCACCGCCCCTAAATCGAATCCAGCCAGTGAAGTAGTTGATTCGGACTTAGAAGCCCTAAAAAGGCAATTGGATCAATTGTAATTTTTACTGACTACGCAATTGGCGCAAAACCTGGTTTGTTGAATGAGGGTATCCCACAGCTGTTGGTTGTGGGATTTTACATGAGACATCGACTGAATTTAAATATGCTTTTTCTAAAACCCCTGTAGAGACGTTGCATGCAACGTCTCTACATTTTTAGTTGGAGATGTCTCTGCCCCTCAACGCTAACAGCATCCAGCACTTTTAAGGTAGAGTATTGTGTGTGCGAACTTTGATCAATGCCACCTAATGGAGACTGTAATGAGTAAGGGTGTAATCACCATAACTGATAGTGAATTTGAAACCGAAGTATTGAAAGCCGAGCAGCCTGTATTGCTTTACTTTTGGGCTTCCTGGTGTGGTCCTTGTCAGTTGATGTCGCCACTAATTAACCTAGCGGCTACCAAATACGGCGATCGCCTGAAAATTGTTAAAATCGAAGTCGATCCCAACCCCAAGACTGTGAAACAATACCAAGTCGAAGGCGTACCAGCCTTGAGACTCGTTGAAGGAGACAAGGTATTAGGCTCCACAGAAGGAGCAATTGGCAAAGAAAAATTACTCAACTTCTTGGATACGCACTTAAGTAGTAATTAGTCAATAGTAGCTGACTAAAAACTCATGACTAAAGATTTACCCTGAGCGTAGCCGAAGGGCTAATGACTAATAACTAATATGCAGTTTGCTAACCGTTTACAACCCCTGCAATCCAATGTATTTGCTGATATGGACAAAGCTAAGGCGGCGGCTTTATCAGCAGGAAAGCAGTTAATTGACCTGTCTTTGGGGTCGTCAGATTTACCAGCCAGTCCCCTGGTCATTGAGGCGATGGCGAAATCTCTCCATGATCCCAGTACCCACGGCTACTTATTGTTTCATGGTACACAAGGCTTTCGCCA
The window above is part of the Nodularia spumigena CCY9414 genome. Proteins encoded here:
- a CDS encoding PspA/IM30 family protein yields the protein MEFIKRILRIIRANINSLIGSAEDPEKILQQAVIEMQENLVRLRQGVAQAIATQKRTERQAQAAKSTSEEWYRRAGLALQQGNEVLAREALTKRKAYQETSTALFSQIEQQNDVVARLKKDMRSLELKIGEAKTKKDMYIARARSAEASVRLQDMLDTSSPTSSLNAFERMEDKVLQIEAQSEAMVQLGTDDLQKQFESLEAGGDIDSELAAMKGQMLTASENPPPQQLPKSQDS
- a CDS encoding PspA/IM30 family protein: MGLFDRIRRVVSSNLNDLVNKAEDPEKILEQAILEMQEDLVQLRQGVAQTIAAQKRTEKQYNDAQNEINKWQRNAQLALQKGDENLARQALERKKSFSDTAGALKTSLDQQTTQTETLKRNLIQLESKISEAKTKKEMLKARITSAKAQEQLEGMVRGMSSSSGMAAFERMEEKVLMQEARAQAGAELVGSDLESQFAQLEGSDVDDELAAMKAQMEILPPAAAPNQAQLPPQQESTAPKSNPASEVVDSDLEALKRQLDQL
- a CDS encoding thioredoxin family protein, which encodes MSKGVITITDSEFETEVLKAEQPVLLYFWASWCGPCQLMSPLINLAATKYGDRLKIVKIEVDPNPKTVKQYQVEGVPALRLVEGDKVLGSTEGAIGKEKLLNFLDTHLSSN